ATCCTGTCCAGCCTTTTCCCATGCCTTCTTCCTGCGGATCTGCGGTATGTTCTTCTCTAACTTAGTATAACGCCCAGTAGCAGTCGGTCCACCTCTGACAGCGTGACGAATTGCAAAGCCACGTTTCAAAACCAGCAAATTCACCGGAGAACCAATCAACATCTTACAAGAACTTCTATAAGCTTAGCAATTGGTTAAAAACTCTTGTATCCATCGAATATATTAATATCGACACTTTTTGCCAAGACCTGGCACCGCTATATAGCGTCGTGAAAAAAAGACGTCATattgaaagaagcttcaCTTTGAGCTCGCCAAGAGGCTACTTGAATCAGCTCTATTCGAATCTAGATAGGCTTACGGGCTTTTGGCAATTTTTAGCTTTATAATGAGCAGACGTGAAGCATTTGTGAGTCGTATAACGAACGAAACTAAGATCCAGATTGCGCTATCGCTAAATGGTGGCCCTGTTGAGATAAAGGAGTCGATTCTGGCTgagaagcagcaggagaaGGATAGTAACGTTGCCACACAGGCGACAGGTTCTCAGGTGATAGATGTCCAGACCGGCGTGGGATTCCTAGACCATATGATTCACGCCTTGGCAAAACACGCGGGTTGGTCACTAGTCGTGGAATGCATCGGAGATCTGCACATTGACGATCACCACACGACGGAGGACTGCGGAATTGCGCTGGGACAGGCATTTAAGCAGGCGTTGGGGGAAGTTCGCGGTGTAAAGAGATTCGGGACAGGGTTTGCGCCTTTGGATGAAGCTCTATCCAGAGCAGTTGTTGATCTATCCAACAGACCGCATGCGGTTATCGATCTTGgcttgaaaagagagaagattgGAGATTTGTCGACCGAAATGATTCCGCACTTTTTGGAGAGTTTTGCCGAGGCCGCCAGACTCACAGTGCATGTCGACTGTCTGAGGGGCTTCAACGACCACCACAGGAGCGAGAGTGCGTTCAAAGCGCTGGCCGTGGCTCTAAGGGAGGCTCTGGCACCCAACGGCACCAACGACGTGCCCTCGACCAAGGGTGTGTTGATGTGAAGATAGATAGTATGTATATTCGTATGTACAAGCTGAATATGACCTGTTAACGGAAGTCGTGCAAGATATTCAGAAGCTCGTCAGCTTTCACCTTTGGGTCCATCGCACTGACCGCAGCGTCCCGGTTGGCCCTCGACCTCTGCAGCGGACGCTGCTGGTATCTTCTGCCCTGCATCGTGCGCCTTGCCTGCTGGCTGATGCCGCTCACAACTTGGGCTCTGATCATGACCTTGCCGCCGTCTCCGACCGACACCTGCCGAACCTCGAACGGGAAAGTGGCCTCTCTGATGAAGTCGCCCAAGTTGTAGGCGATCTGCGAGGTCATTGGGCTCGACGACGTGGCGTTGGCGACGAACCCACCGATCGCAGCCAACCGGTCATTCCCGTCGAAGTTCAGGAATCTCCCGGGAACTATGGTCTTCTGAACCACGCCGTTGGGCGAGTTCCTCAACTTGCCCCGCAGATTGTACGTGAGACCACCAGTGCCAATGACgtttttgaagctgttcTTCGACACCCTGCTTGCCTGCAGTGCGCTGCGCTCGGTCAGGAACGCAATGGCGTTCTGGTTCATATCCTTCGCGGAAAAGctcttgttcttcagcgcCTCCGGGTCCTTCTCAAGCAACCACTGCTTGAACTCGCTCCGCAGCGCCTTCACATGGcccagcttcttcgacacGCTCTTCTGCAGGTTCGCCGCGCCCGATTCGATGTTGACCAGCGAACACAGCGGAGCCAGCCGGTCTGCCGCGGCAGACCGGCCCTCGAAGAGCGGGTTCGCCTTGCCCGGATTGTAACTGGGCGCCAACCCCATCTCCTGGAAACGCAACCTGTTCCATTGCGAGCCTGTGCTGGGCTCGAAATCCGTAATCCGCTCCAACGTGTCGAGCTCGTTGTACACCAGAAACCGAGACTTGTTCCTAGTCGGAATAGCAGCCTTCAGACCCCATTCCTGCCGATGATGCGTCGAAGGCTTCGTTTCGATGACCTGATGACTGGGATGATACCTCGGCACAGAACTGAACAACGGTTTAGAGTTCCTAGGCACATGCGACAGCCGGG
Above is a genomic segment from Torulaspora globosa chromosome 1, complete sequence containing:
- the HIS3 gene encoding imidazoleglycerol-phosphate dehydratase HIS3 (ancestral locus Anc_8.612), which encodes MSRREAFVSRITNETKIQIALSLNGGPVEIKESILAEKQQEKDSNVATQATGSQVIDVQTGVGFLDHMIHALAKHAGWSLVVECIGDLHIDDHHTTEDCGIALGQAFKQALGEVRGVKRFGTGFAPLDEALSRAVVDLSNRPHAVIDLGLKREKIGDLSTEMIPHFLESFAEAARLTVHVDCLRGFNDHHRSESAFKALAVALREALAPNGTNDVPSTKGVLM
- the MRP51 gene encoding mitochondrial 37S ribosomal protein bS1m (ancestral locus Anc_8.613) — its product is MSSSSSLAHLLRNSRLSHVPRNSKPLFSSVPRYHPSHQVIETKPSTHHRQEWGLKAAIPTRNKSRFLVYNELDTLERITDFEPSTGSQWNRLRFQEMGLAPSYNPGKANPLFEGRSAAADRLAPLCSLVNIESGAANLQKSVSKKLGHVKALRSEFKQWLLEKDPEALKNKSFSAKDMNQNAIAFLTERSALQASRVSKNSFKNVIGTGGLTYNLRGKLRNSPNGVVQKTIVPGRFLNFDGNDRLAAIGGFVANATSSSPMTSQIAYNLGDFIREATFPFEVRQVSVGDGGKVMIRAQVVSGISQQARRTMQGRRYQQRPLQRSRANRDAAVSAMDPKVKADELLNILHDFR